The Gemmatimonadota bacterium genome segment ATTTTGGCGATATGGTCGTCGATATTTTGAGTCGTTAAAGGAGATTTACTATGAGCAATATCATCGCTTTTATTGGTACTTATACCCGCACTGGTAGCAAAGGTATTTACGTTCACCGATTCAATACCGAGACGGGTGAACTCACTCCGGCTAATAGTATCGAGAGTGAGAATCCGACATTTCTCGCCGTTCATCCCAATGGACAATTTCTCTATGCGGTCAATGAGATCAGTGAATACGATGGCGAGAGCGCGGGGGCGATTAGCGCGTATGCTGTTGATGCAGAAGCCGCAGATCTCGCGTTTATCAACCGGCAATCGACAGTAGGCACGGGTCCCTGTCATTTGAATATCGATGCAACGGGTCGCTATGCTGTGGTGGCAAATTACGGTGGGGGTAGCACCTGTATGTTGCCCATTGGGGAAGATGGTGCGTTGAGCGAGGCGTCGGATTTTATTCAGCACGAGGGCAGCAGTGTCAATCCGCAACGGCAGCAAGGTCCCCACGCCCATTCTGCGAATATTTCGCCGGATAACAGACGGGTTTATGTCGCCGATCTCGGTTTGGATAAGGTGTTGATTTTTGAGCTCGATCTCGAGAACGGTAAACTCCTTGCGAATGATCCACCATCTGTCTCTGTCGCTCCCGGTGAGGGACCGCGCCATTTTGCTTTTCACCCGGGGGGACAATACGCCTATCTGATCAATGAAATCGGCAATACTGTCAATGCTTACGCCTATGATGCAGAGACGGGCGCGTTGACCGAGTTGCAATCCATCGCCACGTTGCCCGGGGATTTTTCAGATACGAGCCATACGGCGGATGTTCACGTTTCATCCGATGGCAAGTTTGTGTATGGATCAAATCGCGGGCACGATAGTGTCGCCATTTTTGCGGTTGACGAGTCCAGCGGTCACTTGACGCCGGTCGATATTCATTCCACTGGTGGAGAAACGCCTCGCAATATCGCGCTTTCGCCCGATGGCAATTACTTGCTGGCGGAGAATCAAAGTAGTGATACGATTGTTTCTTTCGCCATTGACCGAGAGACAGGGAAATTGACAGAGACAGGGCATGTCGCGGAAGTGCCTATGCCCGTTTGCCTGAAATTTTTGGGGTAGAAGGAGGGGATTAAAATGTCCGGTGATCGTCCAAATGTACTTTTGATTATGACGGATCAGCAACCGGTATCGACAATCGGTTGTTACGGCAATTCTGTTGTGAAAACACCCGCTCAAGATCGCCTGGCACAGGAGGGCATGCGGTTTGACAATTTTTATATTGCGGCGTTTCCGTGTACGCCGTCTCGAGCGACGTATTTGACCGGGTGCTATACGCACAACCACGAGGTGGTGGCCAATAATGTGGAACTGGATGACGCGTTGCCGTCTATAGGCAATACATTTCGCGATGCGGGCTATCAAACCGCGTGGATTGGGAAGTGGCATTTGGGGGGAAATATGTATCGCGGGCTTTCAGGACGCGGTCCGTTTGACGATTGCTGGGTGCAAAAACGGGTGGATAGTGCGCGCGATTTTGAGTTTGTACAGGTGGAGGGCGGTACGGGCGAGGATGAACCCCGGAGTGGATTTGATCACTGGGTTGGGGGTTGGAAGCATTTCAAAGCGTATTTGCAGACGACCGGTTTGCCCGATGAGGTTAAAAATGCGCCTCGCGTGGGCAATCATCAGGCAGCGCCGAGTGCCCCAGACCGGGAGCACAGCGTGAGTTTGTTGGGGGAGGATCACCATATGGCGCACTTTTTTGCCGATGAGATGGTCTCGTTTCTCAATGCTAATCGGGACAATTCATTTTGTGCGGTGTTGTCTTTTTACGGACCGCATTTGCCCGTTTGTCCGCCTGAACCGTGGGATTCGATGTACGATTTGGACGATGTAGCCCTGCCCGATAATTACGATGCGCCATTGGAGGATAAGCCGCGTTTTCAATGGGATAATGCCCGTACTTATGTGCGCGATGTCTGGTCGAGAGATGAGGTGCGAGATTATGTTCGGCGTTATTGGGGGTATGTGAGTTATATCGACGCACAAATAGAACGGGTGCTCAACGCGCTGGATGCCAATGGGCAGGCGGAGAATACGATTGTGATGTTTGTGTCGGATCACGGCGATATGGTGGGGCAGTTTGGGATGGTGTATAAGTTGACGTATTGTGGGTATGATACGTTGATGAAGGTGCCGTGTTTGGTGCGGTGGCCCGGGCGAATTGAAGCGGGGTCTGTGAATACTTCTTTGAATAGCAGTGTGGATGTGATGCCCACGATACTGGATCTGGCGGGTGTTGATATTCCCGAGGGGGTGGATGGTGAGAGTATAGGCGGTGTTTTGAAGGGTGAGCGCGATGTTGCGCGTGAGGAGATTTTTACGGATTTGATGAATCGTGGTGTGATGATCAGGCAGGGATCGTGGAAGTTTGTGCTGAATTGGAAGCCTCTGAGCGGTGGCGTGCGCGATTTGGACGAGCTTTACAATCTGGCGGATGATCCCCTTGAGGAACACAATCTGGCGTATCGAGATCGCGCGCGTGCCGCATCGATGAGAGACCTTATTTTGAGCTGGTTGGAGGAGACGGGGCATCCGTATGTAAATACTATCCGGGAACAGGCTCTGCGAGAACCGTCTTGAATTGAAAGGGGTTGTCATCGCGCGATGGCGACCCTTTTCCCTTACCACGAATGCACCATGTGGCCGTTGCCGGGGAAGTAGATGTGATCTACGAGTGTGGAAAGGCCAACGCCGAGGGTGTAGCCGATTAAGAGGCCGATGAAGAAGGGTTGCAAATTGCGGTAGAGCCGAATGCCGCCGATGCGCAATACGATGGATTTGAATGCCCAGACGAGAAAGACGGTGAAGGCGGTGACTCTGACGGGATAGACATATCCCACTGTGAATCCTACCGGATGGAGGGGCCACCACGCAAAGCGCAGGCGCATGAGGCTCAAAAACAGGGTGCCGAGCGCGCCAGCAGTTAGGAATTGCCATTCAACGCGGCCAAAAGAGGTCGGCTCCGATGCCCAGGAGACGACGCGGTCAAACATGCGCTGGCTGTATCCGCCGAATACAAAGACGTGGCGGATGTTGGCGGCACCGGTTGCGCCGTAACAGAGGTTGAGGGTGTAGATAATTGAGACGGCAAAGCCGATGATAAAGGCGAGCATTAGGGCGGCGACCATGCGATTGCGCGGCCAGCGAAATACGTCGTGGATTTTGGCGGTGTGTGTGAGGGATGGGAGGATGTATTCGCGGTGGCTTTCCACGCTGTTGGCCGATAGTGCCATGCCGACGTGGTCGGGAGTTTGCACGTTTGTGCCGAGCGCGGCAGCGGCGAGTTCCTGGGTTCGAAGTGGGGTTTCGACATATACCAGGCCAGTTTCTGCGACAATTTTGGCCAGGCCGATGAAGTAGATCAAGAGCAGACCGAGTTGTACCGCTATGCCCAATAGGGATATGCCCAGCGCGTACATCCATGCACTGGCATAAATGAGCGAGGTGATCAGGCCGATTACTGCGGTGCGGTAAGACAGGAGTTCGGTTTTGTCCTCTGCGTTCGGTTGCCAGAGTGCGCGGATGACGGTTCCAATATGCTGCCGCGCCATGAAGAGGCCAAATAGGGCAAATGCGATGAAGCCGCCGACTTGCTGTAGCAATAGGCCGCTGCCAAAGTCTCTGCCCACTGTGATGCCAAAGCGGTTTAATGCGCCTATTTCGATGAGTGAGAGTATGTGGAATAGCCAGATGGAGAGGAGAACTTCAAGGTTGGTGAGATATCCAAAGGCCGCCATGACGAAGTTGAATTTGATTTGTAGTGGCGGAAAGTCGTGCCCAAATGAGATGGCGGTACTATGGGTGGGACCAATGGGTATGATTGGGAGGTTGTGCCAGAAGAGGGGCAGAATATTCCAGGATAAGACGAATGCGCCGATGCCAAATCCCGTCCAGAATAATTTGTTTTTGAAAAATCCTATTTGTCCCGTTGCTGTATCCCGGATCATCAGGGTGGGCAATTGTGCGAGGGGAAAGGTGATGCGTTCGTGTTCGACCCATTGTTTGCGCAAGATGACGGTGATGCACAAACAGGCGATGAATAGCGCAAAGAAAAATGTGAACCACCAGAAGAGGGGCACAGCCCAGGCGTGATAGGGGGTGGAGAGATGTGCTGGCAATCCCTCCCACAAATTGGTGATGTCGCCCGCGCGATTGCTGGGTACAGCCCAGGGTTGGATGTGTTCGTGGGTAAATTCCGCCCATCGGTTTTCCGGCGTGGCTTTGTAATAGGGGCTGGCGAGTACGGCGATCAGGCGTCCGGCGACGTTTTTGGTGGGAAAAACACTGCCTATAAATCCCATGCAGAGGATGAGGCCCAATTCATGCGGGCGAAGCATCCAGTTCTCCCGGATTTTTTTGAGCAGGGGATTGATCAGGAAGATGAGGAGAAATGGCAGCCACAATGACATGGGCATGTGGCCCAGAGACACGCGAGATGCGCGAAGGCGATAGGTGGTGTCGGTGGCAAAATAGCAGATGACAAGGGTCAGGATCAGGCCAACTATGATGGCGCGGGTGGTGATGTGTGATGCGGGGTCAGGCTGTGGCGCGGGATTGGGCAGGCTCATGCATTTCTTTCTGATGGTGTGATTGTAGGGGCGACCCCCCCGTATAAAAGCA includes the following:
- a CDS encoding lactonase family protein; translated protein: MSNIIAFIGTYTRTGSKGIYVHRFNTETGELTPANSIESENPTFLAVHPNGQFLYAVNEISEYDGESAGAISAYAVDAEAADLAFINRQSTVGTGPCHLNIDATGRYAVVANYGGGSTCMLPIGEDGALSEASDFIQHEGSSVNPQRQQGPHAHSANISPDNRRVYVADLGLDKVLIFELDLENGKLLANDPPSVSVAPGEGPRHFAFHPGGQYAYLINEIGNTVNAYAYDAETGALTELQSIATLPGDFSDTSHTADVHVSSDGKFVYGSNRGHDSVAIFAVDESSGHLTPVDIHSTGGETPRNIALSPDGNYLLAENQSSDTIVSFAIDRETGKLTETGHVAEVPMPVCLKFLG
- a CDS encoding sulfatase-like hydrolase/transferase; translated protein: MSGDRPNVLLIMTDQQPVSTIGCYGNSVVKTPAQDRLAQEGMRFDNFYIAAFPCTPSRATYLTGCYTHNHEVVANNVELDDALPSIGNTFRDAGYQTAWIGKWHLGGNMYRGLSGRGPFDDCWVQKRVDSARDFEFVQVEGGTGEDEPRSGFDHWVGGWKHFKAYLQTTGLPDEVKNAPRVGNHQAAPSAPDREHSVSLLGEDHHMAHFFADEMVSFLNANRDNSFCAVLSFYGPHLPVCPPEPWDSMYDLDDVALPDNYDAPLEDKPRFQWDNARTYVRDVWSRDEVRDYVRRYWGYVSYIDAQIERVLNALDANGQAENTIVMFVSDHGDMVGQFGMVYKLTYCGYDTLMKVPCLVRWPGRIEAGSVNTSLNSSVDVMPTILDLAGVDIPEGVDGESIGGVLKGERDVAREEIFTDLMNRGVMIRQGSWKFVLNWKPLSGGVRDLDELYNLADDPLEEHNLAYRDRARAASMRDLILSWLEETGHPYVNTIREQALREPS